GGTGAGCTCGACGCGTGAACATGGTCGGGTCGCCACCACACCCTGTCTTTCTTCAGTCCATCCACGACTGTGGATGCACAGCCACACGTCGTTGATCCTAGAGCTAGCGAGCAGCGACAGCTACCTTTTCAATTTGTGGCCGGCCGTAAATCTATGTAAATGCATGAATATGCATGCAGGTAAAACTTTTGTGGTAATATAATACCAGTACTTTTACGAGCCTCCTCGTCCCTTCCCTGGACTTCACTAGAACCGTCTAAactctactccctccgtttcaaattgtaggtcattttgaattttctggatacatagtttttgatatgtatctagacatcatatatatctaggtgcataattaAATCTATGAATATATATAAGTCAAAACGTACAATTTTGAACGGATGGAATGGAGTAGTATTCAGCAAGGGTCTAGAGACTCTTTGTATGGAGGTTCTCAAAGGAAGTTTTACTGCCCGGCTGGCAACCGATGTGGACACTGTCGTGTTGCTCACGCAGCAAATCAAAGTCACCCTCGCTGCTCTTGCACACACAAAAGCAACAGCAGAAATTTGACCTTCTGCAAGCCTGCAACCCATGCACCATGTCACAGTGCCCTCTTCCTTGGGCGACCCTGGACTCCACTCCACAAATGCAAGCCGGCCATCTATGACTGCTGTGCAGACctgcaacagaaaaaaaaaattggctctTCGTCATCATCAGCGCAAAATATCTTCTTCTCGAAGCAAGGAGAGGATCGGAAGATGTAAAGAACAGTCGCTACCTAGCTGGTGGTCATCAGAGGCAGGGCATCACGTTGTCAAACGCAAGCTAGATACTGGTGTACCAGAAGCTAACACGTACACGTCGGGTGTGATATGTGGTGACGACTCGCGCAGGGCAGCATGTGCTGGAAGCAGAAAGCCTTACGCGCTAAAAAAGTAAAAGTGAAGAAAGCTACTACGTGCTGCTGCTACCCGCTGAAAAGTTAATAACCCTAGCTAGCTGGTCAGTGTTCTCAAGATTCGATCGAGAGCTATTTTGCTCTTCAGGCTCCTTTCCTCCGTTGAATTGGAATTGAATGAAGCACGATTCCTTAATGTACTAGTACTATTATTTTTAGTTtcagagaagaaaagaaaagaaaaagtacATGTATTAAATCCTACTAAATATTTCACTGTTAACTCTCTACTAACATTTTGCTCAGGCATTTTAGAAAAGAAAACCACCGTGTCTGTTCCTATACTAAACAATGCTTCAGGGGACGCTCTTCAGTTCTTGCACGTATTTACAGCCACTCAAGCTTTACTATAGCAGCCTTTTACAAAGTGCTTCGTACATGCATTTCAGTTGCAAAAACCACAGTAACAACCGTTCTTCAATTTTGTCCGGGAAAAAGAGCTAAACATTTCGCTCAGCATTTAGCAGAGAAAAAATCGTTTCATTGCTCAGGCATCGCCGCGACCCTCTTCAGATTTAGCAAGCATTTACAGCAATCGGAGCTTTCCTTAGCAGCTTTTTACTAACAGCTTCGTTTAGACATTTCAGTTGCAAAACACGCACACAGCACCCGTTGAAACTGCTACGCGCAGAAAGTAAAACTGAAAGTTACGTCCTACTGCTACCCGCTGAAAAACTAACCCTCGCTGGTTGCTGCGACCTACCAGCCGATACGGCGGGGCCAAGCGTATAAAGCAGCGAGGCAGGCAGCCATACACGCGTCTCAATATCCTTGGCTCTCGCCGGCTATAAATCCAAGCCAGCACCAGCTCCATTCATCAGCACAGACACAACAGAGACCACTCGGTCACTAACGCTCTTCGGTTCCAAAGAGAGAGGGAAAGCAACACAggcacacacagagagagagagcaagcAAGAGTTCGTGGGAGCTGCAGCAATGGCGACGCGTCGCCTCTCTTCCTGCTGCCTTCTGCTCGCCGTGctcctggtggcggcggcggcggccacggccttcgacgaggcggcggcggctgccggcgtCGGGCTGGGTCACGGGGCGCGTTTCGCGCGAAAGCCTGGGCGTGCTGTCGCGGAGATGCCTCAGCCGGAACCCAAACCTGAACCGAAACCAGAGCCCATGCCACATCCTGAGCCTAAACCTGAACCAAAGCCCATGCCGGAGCCAAAGCCAATGCCACATCCAGAGCCGAAACCTGAGCCCATGCCTCACCCTGAACCGAAACCTGAGCCAAAGCCCGAACCTAAGCCTGAGCCAAAACCCATGCCCGAGCCAAAACCTGAACCAAAACCCATGCCCGAGCCTAAGCCGGAACCTAAGCCTGAGCCAAAACCTGAACCAAAACCTAAGCCTGAGCCAAAACCTGAACCAAAACCTAAGCCTGAGCCAAAACCCATGCCCGAGCCGAAACCTGAACCAAAACCCATGCCCGAGCCTAAGCCTGAGCCAACACCCGTGCCCGAGCCAAAGCCGGAACCTAAGCCCGAGCCGAAACCCATGCCCGAGCCAAAACCCAAGCCCGAGCCAAAGCCGGAACCCAAGCCCGAGCCAAAGCCGGAACCTAAGCCCAAGCCGGAACCCAAGCCCGAGCCAAAGCCGGAACCTAAGCCCGAGCCGAAACCCAAGCCCGAGCCAAAGCCGGAACCCAAGCCCGAGCCAAAGCCCGAACCGAAGCCAAAGCCGAAGCCGGAACCTAAACCCGAGCCCAAGCCTGAACCAGAGCCGAAGCCGTATCCTAAGCCGGAACCAAAACCCAAGCCAGAACCTAAGCCAGAACCCAAGCCAGAACCTAAGCCCGAACCCAAGCCCAAACCCGAGCCCAAGCCTGAGCCCAAGCCGAAGCCAGACCCGCCGCACATCCCTCCCGCAGCTGACAACTGACGAAGTGGCCGCTAGCTGTTTTGTATGACGTTGCAGAGTATGGTAGTATCTGAATAAAACCGGCTGGACCGGGAGTTGCATCATCTAGATTGGTGCTCGCTGCTGCTTGTTGTACCTATTCTTTCTTTCCATTGTATTGAGCTGAGTACATTACTAGTGCAGCTTCATTTGTTCTTTGTACATGCATTATTATCCACGTGACTCGTTGCTACACATTTTTGGTGTCATGCTTGATCTCTCGCCATCTTTGCACGTAGGCCTGACGGCTCTTTTTCTATCGCAtgctccctccgtctcaaattacaatttattttaacttttctagatatatactaatggagggagtatgtttctACGCGTTTATGGCGTCTGAACAACAGAACacagacatgtgcagtacaagGATTATGACTAAACTCAAATTTTTGTTCTACTTTAtagtaaaagaaaaaagcaaAAGTGGTGATAGCAAGAATAATGAAAGAAACACGTGATCGAGTCGAAAAGAACTTGGACCGATTATAGCCCTAACTTTTCTATCTCTCGACAGTCTATaaagtcagtcagtcagtccaTCGATTTGATCTTTTAGCATCAAAACATGACCCACACCGGTCGCTTCCCCTCTCacgttttttttccttcgagCTGATGTCAACATTGGACATAAATGCATGATGGGCTTCCAAGATCGATGGTGGACCAACAtactttcatttttcttccATCCTTCAGTTTCTCAACTAATGCGAATGCGACAAGCGATTACAACTTGGATATAGACCAGTCGTCGTACAGATACATAAGGATGCCGATCAGTCTTGTGCCATAAGAAACTTAACTTtgctctgcctcctcctcctcctcctttctttcagGTAGTGCAGGACTACAACTTGTTAATGTTGTATTGTTGTTGCCTCTCACGGTGGTTTCATGAGGCCCTGATGTGTTGAGGATAAATAAAAATGCTGTCAAATTTGGTGGTGAGAAATTGAGAATTGTATATTATGTGTGGTTGTGTAATTTAAATTAGGTAATAATCTCTAAGACCATTTGTATAGTATCAGGGTTCCAATCGCTACCACTAATTAGAGAaacaaaaacttttttttttgacgggCAACGGGGGGACGAAGAGTCCCACCTGAATTATATTACCACATATGCCGGCAAGCCGGCGATGGTACAACAATTGCACGGTTACAGTGGCTTCAAGAGCCAGAATGGAAGTAGAAGGGGACGGGATAGATACAACACCAGAGTACAACAGAGGAACGGGAGGAGCACAACTCGCAGACAATTCAAAGACAAAACATGTCACAACCGAAAGACAACCATTGATCACCGATTTGCGCCTCCACCAAACAACGTACTTGCCGGTTACACTGTGACCGTTGCACCTTGCCCCACCCCTCGTAGCTACGCCGTCCCGCTGCTGCCCTCCATCTGAGTGACCGCGCAGCAGGAAGGGGACTTAGAGCGGCGAAAGGACGCGCAAGCCAAAGCTTACCGGAAAACGACGACCTCCCTTGGAGCTGACGGCACCACCTCCTGCGCATCCGAGCTCCACGTACCACCATTCAACGCCGCTCAAGGGGAGGAATCCTTGAGGGGGAATTGCAGCAGCGGTGGATACACCACCCGGCATTTGATCTTCTGACACCATCAACAAGGAGAGCATCGACGAAATAGAGGCCCCAGGAGAGGACGCTCACCGAATCACGCCGGCAGCAAACAGCCAATGACAGCCTCGCCAACGAACAGTAAGAAGGAAGGCATAAGAAACCCAAGCAGAAACGAACCAGCTTTGCGGCATGGCGGACGATAGTAGTTCGGGATGGGCGATCTCGTCATCACCTCCAAGGAGGACCACGGCGCCTGAGGGCGTCGTCGGTGACGGCACCGGCCGAAGCCGGGCTAGGATTTCTCCTGATCGAACCATCCCAACCGGCGTCGCTCCAACTGGTGCAAGCGCGGCCATACCAACATGTGGGTGGGAACGCCTCGAAACAACACCTCCATGGAGGAGACGGCACCTGTAGGTGTCGCTGTTGTCGGCTAACGGCATAACGCCGGGCTAGGATTTCTCCCGGCGAGTTCCCGACCCGTCGGCGCAGCGCAGGCACCGAGAATGACGAGGAGCCTTCGCCGCCCTTGAAGAGAAGCTGGGGAGCACGGCTTGAAAGAGCGGCAGGACGCCAACCCCTCACGCCGTTGGGCACCTCAAGAGCGGCGCGGAGGCCATGGAGGCTCTTGGCCAAGTACTGGTTGCCCAGCCACGTCTCCACCAGCCGGGAGAGCTCGTGCCCCGCCGCAGCCAGTCGagctcgaccccgccgccgccggccttgcgAGCTCGAgccctgccaccgccggcccgGGGCACGGGCACGACCAGCCCCACGCCGAAGCCAAGCACCGTGGATGCACCGAGTCCGGGTGCCATGCTCGGACATGGCTGCTCTCGCACCCGAACAGGGGACAAGAGACCCACCACCGCCGGCAGTCACGTCTCCGTCCCGTCGCCGGCACCCCAGATCCGGTAGAGTAGGGACCGGATCTGGCCCAGGAGGCCCCGGATCCGCTGCCTTGCTGGCCGCCATTGCCATGGGCGCTACTGGAGCTCCAAGCCCAACACAGGGAGAAAGAGAACATGGGAGAAAGAGAAACAAAAACTTGATTTGAATCGTGAGGTTGAGGATGGAGCAAGCAGCTAGCTGCCTGCCCAGGCAAGCTAGTATGCCCATTGGTTGCAGGTTTTTTTTATCAAGATTCGATAGTGATGAACCAAGTGAATGAATGGTCCACCAATACAGTACGTGTTGTCCTGCCCTGTCCTCGCATGAATGAATGTGCAAGATTCTCGCCCTTCATTCTATCCCGAGTGTTGCCCTGCTGCTATGCAAGATTACTGCGCCAAATATGCTATTTTGTTGCAAAAGGACTTACTGCCACGAAATACATTCCGTTGCAGCAAGACCTGTTGCCACGGAACCAATGTAATAGTCGTTATATTGTCACGGCATCAGCCATCGTAATTGTTTTCTAATACAATGCTAATTGGGTGGCAATTAGAATAAATGTTGCAACAACATAAAATACGCGGCATAAACTTTGAAGCGTGCTACTATTTGCCACGCCTGCCAAAGATTTTGATATCGTTGCAATTAGTATATATTGCCGTGTTTGACCCTACtgtgatgatttcttttttatCAATGCAAAATCATGATTTACGTCTATTGTGTTGGTGGGTTACTTCTCTATCTTCTAATACGAATGCGTATACATGATCTTTCTATTGGGCCTCCGGCCTCTATAAATTTTCTATTATGTGGGCTGATACAGCTCATACGCCTTCACGACAAATCAGATAGCCAACTAGGCCTTTTAGCCCATACGCACACTAATAACTGGCCCATTAGGTCCCTTTCCCGTGGGCTGTGGCCTGTGATATCAGTCAGATTTACACTTGCTACAGTTCCAAGTTCATAtaccttccttttttttaaggCCATATACACAACTTTAGAGATCTTGAGACCTGCCACAAATGCAAACATATA
This sequence is a window from Setaria italica strain Yugu1 chromosome III, Setaria_italica_v2.0, whole genome shotgun sequence. Protein-coding genes within it:
- the LOC101757528 gene encoding protein TsetseEP-like, with translation MATRRLSSCCLLLAVLLVAAAAATAFDEAAAAAGVGLGHGARFARKPGRAVAEMPQPEPKPEPKPEPMPHPEPKPEPKPMPEPKPMPHPEPKPEPMPHPEPKPEPKPEPKPEPKPMPEPKPEPKPMPEPKPEPKPEPKPEPKPKPEPKPEPKPKPEPKPMPEPKPEPKPMPEPKPEPTPVPEPKPEPKPEPKPMPEPKPKPEPKPEPKPEPKPEPKPKPEPKPEPKPEPKPEPKPKPEPKPEPKPEPKPEPKPKPKPEPKPEPKPEPEPKPYPKPEPKPKPEPKPEPKPEPKPEPKPKPEPKPEPKPKPDPPHIPPAADN